A section of the Harmonia axyridis chromosome 2, icHarAxyr1.1, whole genome shotgun sequence genome encodes:
- the LOC123672158 gene encoding odorant receptor 4-like → MTSSENDMYQFLLNDILLLEYSGLWATEEYSKNDAYHIYSIFVLIFLIFLDVLCMVLRLQNVSVDLETSSPYFTILAIKLMGCVKLIMFKKNKGLVCAVIKSLNSNSFRGKTKRERKMTETSFYSHKIAFRTFFTGCYISCSLFVILPLLMAEGKILPFDAWYPYSYEYTPWYIITYVHQVLATFIMTNCHIGIDTFSAGLMTAVSCQCEILVDRMMSLDEKTTDFDGFFRRNAQHHGEILILAKRLNKLFSFYAFAQMSLCVLLFCTAMFRLSVVEPGGPEFFTVLLFISAISVQLFLYCWFGNEVTVQSSKLHLAAFHCDWIGSPISFQKKLIFFMRKSIEPIKIYALHFFPLSIMSFSMIMKHSWSYFAVLQQMHNRESMCTLTVTMFLMSPILLNQRKMPFEQWYPYSYESSPWFEITYLHQIIGTFLNSCTNVGVDTFSVGLMVVLGSQCELLEDKFLNFHELVEKNNLPIEGASGDENLNYDEIFCKLVQHHQQILLFSKRLNKMFNYYTFIQIALCILLFCTAMYRLSIVNFDNFDFLPILAFIGTISVQLFLYCWFGNEVNHKSSKLHLAAYKSDWVGSPISFQKKLCVFMRRTKEPIQIYALSFFPLNTVTFTSVMRSSWSIFLLLRQVNE, encoded by the exons atGACATCCAGTGAAAACGATATGTATCAATTTCTCTTAAATGACATACTCCTTCTTGAATATTCAGGTTTATGGGCTACGGAAGAGTATTCTAAAAATGATGCGTATCACATTTACTCGatatttgttttaatttttttaatatttttggatGTTTTGTGTATGGTACTCCGTTTGCAAAATGTTTCAGTCGATTTGGAAACATCTTCACCCTACTTTACCATTTTAGCTATCAAGCTTATGGGATGCGTGAAGCTGATAATGTTCAAGAAAAACAAGGGACTTGTTTGTGCTGTAATAAAATCTTTGAATTCGAATAGTTTCAGAGGGAAAACTAAGCGAGAAAGGAAGATGACGGAAACTTCATTTTATTCACATAAAATTGCGTTCAGGACCTTCTTCACTGGTTGTTATATCTCTTGTTCACTGTTTGTTATCCTTCCTTTGTTAATGGCAGAAGGAAAAATACTACCCTTCGATGCTTGGTACCCTTACAGTTACGAATACACACCTTGGTACATCATAACTTACGTTCACCAAGTGTTGGCTACCTTTATCATGACGAACTGTCATATAGgcattgatactttttcagcaggacTGATGACTGCTGTCAGTTGTCAATGTGAGATTTTAGTCGATAGAATGATGAGTCTGGACGAAAAAACTACGGATTTTGATGGGTTCTTTCGAAGGAATGCTCAACATCATGGAGAAATTCTTAT ATTAGCCAAAAGATTGAATAAATTGTTCTCGTTTTACGCATTTGCACAAATGAGTTTGTGCGTTCTACTCTTCTGTACTGCAATGTTCCGACTTTCTGTA GTAGAACCTGGGGGTCCTGAATTTTTCACTGTGCTTCTCTTCATCTCAGCAATAAGCGTTCAATTATTTCTCTACTGCTGGTTTGGTAATGAGGTTACTGTACAG AGCTCTAAACTTCATCTCGCAGCTTTCCACTGCGACTGGATCGGCTCACCAATCAGTTTCCAgaaaaagttgattttcttcATGAGGAAATCTATTGAACCCATAAAAATATACGCACTCCATTTTTTCCCATTGTCCATAATGTCATTTTCTATG ATTATGAAACACTCCTGGTCGTACTTTGCAGTGTTGCAGCAAATGCACAATCGAGAATC TATGTGCACTTTGACAGTCACTATGTTTTTGATGTCGCCAATCTTGTTGAATCAGAGGAAGATGCCTTTCGAACAGTGGTATCCTTACAGCTACGAGTCGAGTCCTTGGTTTGAAATAACGTATCTACATCAAATAATCGGAACGTTTTTGAATAGTTGTACAAATGTTGGGGTTGATACGTTTTCTGTAg GACTAATGGTAGTACTAGGATCACAGTGTGAACTTCTAGAagataaatttttgaatttccatGAGTTGgtagagaaaaataatttgcCAATAGAAGGAGCATCAGGAGATGAGAATCTTAATTacgatgaaattttttgtaaattGGTTCAGCATCACCAACAAATTTTATT ATTTTCGAAGAGATTAAATAAAATGTTCAACTACTATACATTCATACAAATTGCACTGTGCATACTACTATTTTGTACAGCTATGTATAGACTCTCAATA GTGAATTTCGACAATTTCGATTTCCTACCTATTTTAGCTTTCATAGGAACTATAAGTGTACAACTTTTTCTATATTGTTGGTTTGGAAATGAAGTTAATCACAAG AGTTCAAAATTACATTTGGCAGCCTATAAAAGTGACTGGGTAGGTTCTCCCATaagttttcagaaaaaactttGTGTTTTCATGCGTAGAACCAAAGAACCTATACAGATTTATGCACTTTCTTTTTTCCCCCTGAACACAGTAACATTCACATCG GTTATGCGTTCCTCGTGGTCAATTTTCTTACTACTGCGTCAAGTAAACGAATAA
- the LOC123672209 gene encoding uncharacterized protein LOC123672209 isoform X2 produces the protein MTSKLSNEEEEREVSRNASEAGEKSPTEDSEETSGKFKASEIEAPFERLLKIPKIKSTEFINKMMTKEPLFKSIYTSDSFTDLLPDEKAEKLASILVSGFGLKNLQQLQEALQADEVVKSKKTEAEQFPCICSEESSEKSEPLLPPMPPQYSLEERMRYLLKLEEYVELEGEMGSIPTPTVEEEAAAEAPHEPETRSPMDKAKRYLREHKVFQFFQFLVSHLLSAVPENPIDYILALLDRVLLYRTGLLSPPLLYEKKHIEQLFHLMDRFGQGYVDIMQYNTAMETFGICSYNKKPIMKNSSMVSKEVFVEEIFSAELAMFNDLIRSRVTCTCDLAAPPPTIIDMDLRTQSTVSVEDSLTTIQFNPVVSVSKFWEKHGDKQPKAFKGKFWAEFVREAQRRDSERRESEQKEETEIKN, from the exons ATGACTAGTAAACTGAGCAATGAAGAGGAAGAACGAGAGGTTTCCAGAAACGCAAGTGAGGCTGGTGAGAAATCACCAACGGAGGATTCAGAAGAAACTAGTGGCAAATTTAAGGCTTCTGAAATAGAGGCACCCTTCGAGAGACTCCTAAAAATACCCAAAATAAAATCGACGGAGTTCATAAACAAGATGATGACTAAGGAACCTCTATTCAAGTCCATCTACACTTCCGATAGTTTCACCGATCTTCTACCTGACGAGAAAGCGGAAAAGCTCGCCAGCATCCTGGTGTCCGGTTTCGGACTGAAGAACCTGCAGCAGCTCCAGGAAGCGCTCCAAGCAGATGAGGTGGTTAAAAGTAAGAAGACTGAGGCCGAACAATTTCCATGCATTTGTTCTGAGGAGAGTTCAGAAAAGTCTGAACCTCTACTTCCTCCTATGCCACCTCAGTATTCCCTAGAAGAGAGGATGAGGTATTTGCTCAAGTTGGAGGAATATGTTGAGTTGGAAGGTGAAATGGGTTCTATACCCACTCCAACAGTTGAGGAAGAAGCTGCCGCGGAAGCTCCTCACGAACCAGAGACCAGATCGCCAATGGACAAGGCTAAGCGATACTTGAGAGAGCATAAGGTCTTTCAGTTTTTCCAGTTTTTGGTTTCGCATTTGCTTAGTGCGGTTCCAG AAAATCCAATCGATTATATACTGGCCCTCTTAGATCGAGTATTGCTCTATAGGACCGGATTATTATCCCCACCACTACTGTATGAGAAGAAACATATAG aGCAGCTCTTCCATTTGATGGATCGTTTTGGTCAAGGATATGTTGATATCATGCAATATAATACAG CAATGGAAACCTTTGGAATATGTTCCTACAATAAGAAACCCATAATGAAGAATTCCAGTATGGTGTCAAAAGAAGTTTTCGTGGAGGAAAT ATTCAGTGCAGAACTGGCAATGTTCAACGATTTGATCAGAAGCAGGGTTACCTGCACTTGTGATTTGGCTGCACCACCACCAACCATAATCGACATGGATCTGAGAACACAATCCACAGTTTCTGTGGAAGATAGTCTTACAACTATTCAGTTCAATCCGGTGGTTTCAGTCAGTAAATTCTGGGAAAAACATGGAGATAAGCAGCCGAAAGCTTTCAAAGGCAAATTCTGGGCTGAGTTTGTCCGGGAAGCACAAAGAAGAGATAGTGAAAGGAGAGAAAGCGAACAGaaagaagaaactgaaattaaaaACTAG
- the LOC123672209 gene encoding uncharacterized protein LOC123672209 isoform X1, with product MVRRKPKRSQSYESFIKNVHKKKEKCIGYYTETDPPNTPASLSLFDIQLSSSSNTLTAVPTVSKIREYLAAIHVEEIEEGLDIEAGGDTARSIKETYSMRKLVYQKLYDFCQCWLRLKGLFPQTYCLDSNESLVSEKPPGLDELDVYVKGFKLKNIESLQKFLAEEKKILDRIAKQETVSTSVTSTPEEIVTEELISTVPSSHIPLPSPLYYLMPEEYSLPSYELPYEMPEEEYVAPPTEEFWHSNSAVRKAQAYLRRHKVFQFFNYLSTMILSAVPENPIDYILALLDRVLLYRTGLLSPPLLYEKKHIEQLFHLMDRFGQGYVDIMQYNTAMETFGICSYNKKPIMKNSSMVSKEVFVEEIFSAELAMFNDLIRSRVTCTCDLAAPPPTIIDMDLRTQSTVSVEDSLTTIQFNPVVSVSKFWEKHGDKQPKAFKGKFWAEFVREAQRRDSERRESEQKEETEIKN from the exons ATGGTTCGTAGGAAACCCAAAAGATCGCAATCTTACGAAAGtttcatcaaaaatgtacaTAAGAAGAAGGAAAAG TGTATTGGCTACTACACCGAGACAGATCCTCCTAACACCCCAGCAAGCCTGTCATTATTCGACATTCAACTGTCATCCTCCTCCAACACGTTAACCGCTGTACCGACAGTCTCTAAAATAAGAGAATACTTGGCAGCCATCCATGTAGAAGAAATCGAAGAAGGCTTAGATATAGAAGCCGGAGGTGACACTGCAAGATCGATCAAAGAAACTTATTCCATGAGGAAATTGGTCTATCAAAAACTCTACGATTTTTGCCAATGTTGGCTGAGATTGAAGGGTTTGTTCCCACAAACATACTGCCTCGACAGTAACGAGTCCTTAGTGTCAGAAAAACCACCGGGTTTAGACGAACTCGATGTCTACGTGAAAGGCTTCAAGCTGAAAAACATAGAATCCCTCCAAAAGTTCCTCGCCGAAGAAAAGAAGATTTTGGACAGGATAGCAAAGCAGGAGACAGTCAGCACCTCTGTGACTTCAACTCCTGAAGAAATCGTTACAGAGGAACTAATCAGCACAGTACCTTCATCTCATATCCCATTGCCTTCTCCTTTGTATTACCTTATGCCAGAAGAATATAGTTTACCTTCCTACGAGTTACCCTACGAGATGCCAGAGGAAGAATATGTTGCTCCACCAACTGAGGAGTTCTGGCATTCGAATTCAGCAGTGAGGAAGGCACAAGCCTACTTGAGAAGGCACAAAGtgtttcaattcttcaattatttatcGACCATGATCCTGAGTGCAGTTCCTG AAAATCCAATCGATTATATACTGGCCCTCTTAGATCGAGTATTGCTCTATAGGACCGGATTATTATCCCCACCACTACTGTATGAGAAGAAACATATAG aGCAGCTCTTCCATTTGATGGATCGTTTTGGTCAAGGATATGTTGATATCATGCAATATAATACAG CAATGGAAACCTTTGGAATATGTTCCTACAATAAGAAACCCATAATGAAGAATTCCAGTATGGTGTCAAAAGAAGTTTTCGTGGAGGAAAT ATTCAGTGCAGAACTGGCAATGTTCAACGATTTGATCAGAAGCAGGGTTACCTGCACTTGTGATTTGGCTGCACCACCACCAACCATAATCGACATGGATCTGAGAACACAATCCACAGTTTCTGTGGAAGATAGTCTTACAACTATTCAGTTCAATCCGGTGGTTTCAGTCAGTAAATTCTGGGAAAAACATGGAGATAAGCAGCCGAAAGCTTTCAAAGGCAAATTCTGGGCTGAGTTTGTCCGGGAAGCACAAAGAAGAGATAGTGAAAGGAGAGAAAGCGAACAGaaagaagaaactgaaattaaaaACTAG